In one bacterium genomic region, the following are encoded:
- a CDS encoding transposase, whose translation KEAFEIANTAGMSEKELEIQYKRHDFIRMQRGAIEFALKQGLQQGIQQGIQQGKIEVAKSLLKLGEKVEKISQATGLTIEEIKGINLY comes from the coding sequence AAAGGAGGCATTTGAAATAGCCAATACAGCGGGGATGAGTGAAAAGGAGTTAGAAATTCAATATAAGCGGCACGATTTTATCCGAATGCAAAGAGGTGCGATAGAGTTTGCCTTAAAACAAGGGTTACAACAAGGAATACAACAGGGAATACAACAAGGTAAAATAGAAGTAGCGAAAAGTCTTTTGAAATTAGGGGAGAAAGTTGAAAAAATATCCCAGGCAACGGGATTAACAATCGAGGAAATTAAGGGTATTAATTTATACTGA